Proteins encoded within one genomic window of Couchioplanes caeruleus:
- a CDS encoding S1C family serine protease, whose protein sequence is MTDGWNWRQPQPPPAAPPPAGGSPWWSDALTDPWRDPYAPSAVVMPSAPPTAVPQPEAVTDPDAPRRSLAPILLICLVTALLAGGLGGTLGFVFATRSGFGGGTQLGGPPLAAPGAAQRAPDSLAGVAKQVQPSVVTVRVSGAIGSGFVATKDGYVITNDHVVEGADDTLSVSFSDGSTAGATLVGRDPESDIAVIKVSKGDLPAVQFGDSDSIAVGDPVLAFGSPLALNNTVTQGIVSALDRTIQAGDPGGTTRYYAAVQTDAAVNQGNSGGPLVDAAGRVIGVNSVIRSVGGTETEAGNIGLAFAIPINQAKRIAQDIIDTGKARRTVIGAEVSAGGATGSGSASGARLRSVQAAGPAATAGLKSGDVITKIDGHVLEDGTDLIALVRKYAPGSTVSVEYRRGTGTKTASVTLAADAK, encoded by the coding sequence GTGACCGACGGCTGGAACTGGCGCCAGCCTCAACCGCCGCCGGCCGCTCCGCCCCCGGCGGGCGGTTCACCCTGGTGGTCCGACGCGCTGACCGATCCGTGGCGTGACCCCTACGCTCCGTCCGCCGTCGTCATGCCGAGTGCGCCGCCTACGGCCGTACCGCAGCCCGAGGCGGTCACCGACCCCGACGCGCCCCGCCGCTCGCTCGCCCCCATCCTGCTGATCTGCCTGGTCACAGCCCTGCTCGCCGGTGGCCTGGGCGGCACGCTCGGTTTCGTGTTCGCTACCCGCAGCGGCTTCGGCGGCGGCACGCAGCTCGGTGGCCCTCCGCTGGCGGCACCGGGGGCGGCCCAGCGGGCCCCCGACTCCCTCGCCGGTGTCGCGAAGCAGGTGCAGCCCAGCGTGGTGACGGTGCGGGTGTCCGGTGCCATCGGTTCCGGATTCGTGGCGACCAAGGACGGCTACGTCATCACGAACGACCACGTCGTGGAAGGCGCCGACGACACGCTGTCCGTGTCGTTCAGCGACGGTTCCACGGCAGGCGCGACCCTCGTCGGACGCGATCCCGAGTCCGACATCGCAGTGATCAAAGTCTCCAAAGGTGATCTTCCGGCGGTGCAGTTCGGCGACTCGGACTCGATCGCCGTCGGCGACCCGGTGCTGGCCTTCGGCTCGCCGCTCGCCCTCAACAACACGGTGACGCAGGGCATCGTCAGCGCCCTGGACCGCACCATCCAGGCCGGCGACCCGGGCGGCACGACGCGCTACTACGCGGCGGTGCAGACCGACGCCGCCGTCAACCAGGGCAACTCGGGCGGCCCGCTGGTCGACGCCGCCGGCCGCGTCATCGGGGTCAACTCGGTGATCCGCTCGGTGGGCGGCACCGAGACGGAGGCCGGCAACATCGGCCTCGCCTTCGCCATCCCGATCAATCAGGCCAAACGCATCGCCCAGGACATCATCGACACCGGCAAGGCCCGGCGTACGGTGATCGGCGCCGAGGTGTCCGCAGGCGGCGCCACGGGTTCCGGCAGCGCCAGCGGGGCGCGGCTGCGCTCGGTGCAGGCGGCGGGCCCGGCGGCCACCGCGGGCCTGAAGTCCGGCGACGTCATCACCAAGATCGACGGACACGTTCTGGAAGACGGCACGGACCTGATCGCCCTGGTCCGCAAGTATGCGCCCGGCTCGACGGTATCGGTGGAGTACCGCCGGGGCACCGGCACCAAGACCGCCTCAGTAACCTTGGCAGCCGACGCCAAGTGA
- a CDS encoding preprotein translocase subunit TatB, with amino-acid sequence MFENLNWTEIIALLLLALLIFGERLPKVIGDGLRMLRGLRAMAQNATSDLSRELGTDIQLQDLHPKAFIRKHLLSEEDEAAIRKPLQGLFDDVKSDLTGVKSDLEEVAAAADFKAHHTAPAAPPQKAPSTPPAASFDIDAT; translated from the coding sequence GTGTTCGAGAACCTGAACTGGACGGAGATCATCGCGCTGCTCCTGCTCGCCCTGCTGATCTTCGGCGAGCGCCTGCCCAAGGTGATCGGGGACGGGCTGCGGATGCTGCGCGGCCTGCGAGCGATGGCCCAGAACGCCACCAGCGACCTCAGCCGGGAGCTGGGCACGGATATCCAGCTCCAGGACCTGCACCCGAAGGCGTTCATCCGCAAGCACCTGCTCAGCGAGGAAGACGAGGCGGCGATCCGCAAGCCGCTCCAGGGCCTCTTCGACGACGTCAAGAGCGACCTCACCGGGGTGAAGTCCGACCTCGAGGAGGTCGCCGCGGCCGCCGACTTCAAGGCTCACCACACCGCCCCTGCCGCGCCCCCGCAGAAGGCACCATCCACCCCGCCCGCGGCGTCCTTCGACATCGACGCCACCTAG